The Verrucomicrobiota bacterium genomic interval CGTTGAGCGCGGCCTGTGTGACAGCCGCGAACGCGCGCAGCGCGCCGTGCTGGCCGGAGCCGTTCGCATCAACGAGCAACTCGCGCGCAAGCCGAGCGATCCAGTGGCGGCGACGGACCTCGTCACAGTCGAGGCCCCCGAACGCTACGTCAGCCGCGGCGGGTACAAGCTGGAGTATGCGTTACAGCACTTTCACATTGACCCGCGCGGTTGCGTGGCCATTGATCTGGGCGCCTCGACCGGCGGATTCACGGACTGTTTGCTGCAGCATGGAGTTGAGCGGGTTTATGCGGTGGACGTCGGCCAGGGGCAGATCGCCTGGAAGCTGCGACGCGACGCGCGCGTGGTGGTGATGGAAAAGACCAACGCGCGCGATCTGACTTCGGCACAATTCCCCGCCTCCTTCACCGCCGCGGATCTGGTCGTGATCGATTGCTCATTTATTTCCCTGCAAAAGATTCTTCCGGCGGCGCTTGGACTGGTCCATAATCGCGGCCAGATCATTGCTTTGGTGAAACCGCAGTTCGAGGCGGGCAAAGCAGAGGCGGACAAAGGCGCCGGCGTGATCACCGACCCGGCGGTTCATTCGCGCGTGCTGCAAGAGCTGCGTGATTTCACCGGCGCGCTGCCGAAGCTGGTCTGGCGCGGATCGACCGAGTCCCCGCTGCTGGGACCGGCC includes:
- a CDS encoding TlyA family RNA methyltransferase, yielding MKSPRTRLDQVLVERGLCDSRERAQRAVLAGAVRINEQLARKPSDPVAATDLVTVEAPERYVSRGGYKLEYALQHFHIDPRGCVAIDLGASTGGFTDCLLQHGVERVYAVDVGQGQIAWKLRRDARVVVMEKTNARDLTSAQFPASFTAADLVVIDCSFISLQKILPAALGLVHNRGQIIALVKPQFEAGKAEADKGAGVITDPAVHSRVLQELRDFTGALPKLVWRGSTESPLLGPAGNKEFLVWLEKSQ